From the Cydia pomonella isolate Wapato2018A chromosome 23, ilCydPomo1, whole genome shotgun sequence genome, one window contains:
- the LOC133530522 gene encoding acetylcholine receptor subunit beta-type lev-1-like produces MFSQIVLLIFLGILYPSYSQDCVMLVTKEDAWDKKLHMDKMASYGDRQPPRNQSCVPVKVHFQLKTFAFDEYADRFTAKLWTRMIWRDERLTWSPEEYGGVSKMVVLPADIWTPSLKLLNSVDPDYFNMDIEECLVHNNGEVMCVPEIIYESFCNAKLRDWPFDVQNCTLQFGDGDRLSSSRFRFKGRGLTLGLVEYGNGWNIMLKDLKEDPDSDVQLSFTLIMERQASGLVAVLVGPCSILCILTTTSILMNVNYYIRLGFLCFSLISHFVFLFFIDDFLPKHSGDTPVILFFVRDSIILTITSVLFTFVLSKIVKRKTVPFEWVSLVSNKVFFSFGQYLIFPRWRVDPDSKDTNVKNKEIWTNMANILNSAYLVVDIIVYIILFRSYMPKQPPAQY; encoded by the coding sequence ATGTTCTCGCAAATAGTCCTACTAATATTTCTCGGCATACTTTATCCCTCGTATTCGCAAGATTGCGTAATGTTGGTTACAAAAGAAGATGCATGGGATAAAAAACTGCATATGGATAAAATGGCAAGTTATGGTGACAGGCAACCACCGCGAAACCAGTCTTGTGTTCCCGTCAAAGTGCATTTCCAATTGAAGACATTCGCTTTTGACGAATATGCAGATAGATTCACAGCTAAATTGTGGACTCGTATGATTTGGAGAGACGAACGCCTCACTTGGTCGCCTGAAGAGTATGGAGGAGTCAGCAAGATGGTCGTGCTCCCAGCTGATATTTGGACGCCATCATTGAAACTACTTAACAGCGTCGATCCGGACTACTTTAATATGGATATAGAAGAATGCCTCGTCCACAATAATGGAGAAGTTATGTGTGTTCCGGAAATAATATACGAATCATTCTGTAATGCTAAATTAAGAGATTGGCCGTTTGATGTTCAGAATTGTACCCTCCAGTTTGGCGATGGTGATAGACTTTCCTCTTCCAGATTTCGCTTTAAAGGAAGAGGTTTAACGCTTGGCCTTGTAGAATATGGCAATGGTTGGAATATTATGCTGAAGGATTTGAAGGAGGACCCCGATTCTGACGTACAGCTGTCATTTACTTTAATAATGGAAAGACAAGCGTCCGGTTTAGTAGCTGTATTGGTTGGCCCTTGTTCCATTCTTTGTATATTGACTACTACATCTATTTTGATGAATGTAAACTATTATATCCGCTTgggatttttatgttttagtcTCATAAGTCATTttgtattcttattttttattgacgaCTTTTTGCCAAAGCATAGTGGCGATACCCCCGTTATATTATTCTTCGTCCGTGATTCCATAATCTTGACAATAACTTCAGTGCTTTTCACATTTGTTTTGAGCAaaattgtaaaaagaaaaactgTACCATTTGAATGGGTATCTTTAGTATCAAACAAAGTGTTTTTTAGCTTTGGTCAGTACTTGATTTTTCCAAGATGGAGAGTGGATCCTGATTCTAAAGATACTAATGTAAAGAATAAAGAGATATGGACCAATATGGCTAATATTTTGAACAGTGCTTATTTGGTTGTAgatattattgtttatataattttgtttagaTCTTACATGCCTAAACAACCACCAGCACAATACTAA
- the LOC133530520 gene encoding neuronal acetylcholine receptor subunit beta-2-like: protein MASYTYICILAIIIKFSYGQDCALESLWPSEVPVEKRLETKILNCYDYRESPNSNTTKRVEVEVAYMIQMLRFDDQEEVLTIYSWTIMEWEDARLKWDLDHYKGIKTTILNFYDIWTPELKVKNYEIEDSESFITIYECLVNNTGHVRCIQSNVHSLMCSSAMKDWPYDRKYCNLKIDDDSWSQSEANIVFTKFKFLSFEDTYTAWRLIHSEEHLNLTRDYQASIEFVLERVAEGLEAAIVVPAFVMSVLTIITFFLNVNANVRLGMLCTSLFSHYLFLTEVNKSIPKHSVDAPKILLFITGSMTMTLMNIVLTLTLKYLCSRKSSPPVLVTSINYLILNGYGEYLVFPRWSAIIDNKSVLDSISQETEWFDFSNIINSIVFIVSVITYIVMYSIYLPHEDYIPTTN, encoded by the coding sequence ATGGCCTCATAcacttatatttgtattttagccATTATTATTAAGTTCAGTTATGGCCAAGATTGTGCTTTAGAGTCCTTATGGCCATCAGAAGTCCCTGTAGAAAAGAGACTGGAAACTAAAATACTTAATTGTTACGATTATAGAGAATCACCAAACAGTAACACCACAAAAAGAGTAGAAGTAGAAGTGGCTTACATGATACAAATGCTACGATTTGACGATCAAGAAGAAGTACTTACTATTTACAGTTGGACAATCATGGAATGGGAGGATGCTAGATTGAAGTGGGATTTGGACCATTATAAAGGTATCAAGACAACGATTTTAAACTTCTATGATATTTGGACGCCAGAATTAAAGGTCAAAAACTACGAGATTGAAGATTCCGAATCGTTTATAACTATTTATGAATGTTTAGTGAACAATACTGGTCATGTTAGATGTATACAATCTAATGTACATTCTCTTATGTGCAGTTCTGCAATGAAAGATTGGCCATACGACAGAAAATACTGCAATTTAAAGATAGACGATGACTCATGGTCACAGAGCGAAGCAAACATAGTGTTCACAAAGTTTAAGTTCTTATCATTTGAGGACACGTATACTGCCTGGAGACTGATACATTCTGAGGAACATCTGAATTTAACTAGAGATTATCAAGCTTCTATAGAATTTGTTTTGGAAAGAGTGGCAGAAGGTCTGGAAGCTGCTATAGTGGTTCCAGCTTTTGTGATGTCCGTGCTAACTATAATAACATTCTTTTTGAATGTTAACGCCAACGTAAGGTTAGGAATGTTGTGTACCAGTTTATTCAGccattatttgtttttaactgAAGTTAACAAAAGCATACCGAAGCATAGTGTCGATGCtcctaaaattttactttttattactgGTTCTATGACAATGACGTTGATGAACATAGTATTAACATTGACTTTGAAGTATTTATGCTCACGTAAATCTTCTCCACCTGTTTTAGTTACTTCAATTAATTATCTTATTCTAAATGGATATGGTGAGTATTTGGTTTTCCCAAGGTGGAGCGCTATTATTGACAACAAAAGTGTCTTGGACTCAATAAGTCAAGAAACCGAATGGTTTGATTTCTCTAATATTATCAATAGCATTGTCTTTATCGTCAGTGTAATTACTTATATAGTTATGTATTCTATTTACTTGCCTCATGAGGATTACATACCTACCACAAATTGA
- the LOC133530521 gene encoding neuronal acetylcholine receptor subunit alpha-3-like, whose product MNLCAFITVSTLSLCFCEECRLNTRPPEIETEINLKKKLTKCYAKTLKPPVNKDSNPVVVKVDYLLQSFKFDPNEEILTLYSWNYFVWRNDRLTWKPEDYNNIMSTQVSSFDIWSPGLKLINKADADDFDFVYSKCRLNSTGHVRCVVRTEYKVICTSDLTNWPYDTKSCTLQFEQWRPQETKVFFSLSHIDFAMQAYQNAGWKIVRANFFKNLTTGIQSVVKFHFKRLAEGLEAIVVVPAFVISVLTVTALLLDYRNINRLGILCMTLIGHFMFSNEVSDNLPKHSATTPVILSFISCSTVVTVICFVLSVCFRYFGSKKTQPPTWITSGNDFVLGGYGKYGVFTKWEVTEQDPEIKPNVEWVNFISIANSVYLLVVVVTYIYLLSAYMPKKPHFTFVFDT is encoded by the coding sequence ATGAATCTGTGCGCATTCATAACAGTCTCTACCTTAAGTCTGTGCTTTTGCGAAGAATGTCGTTTAAACACCCGACCACCAGAAATAGAAACAGAAATAAACTTAAAGAAAAAGCTTACTAAATGCTACGCCAAAACTTTGAAGCCTCCAGTAAATAAAGACTCAAACCCGGTGGTCGTGAAGGTGGATTATCTACTTCAGTCCTTCAAGTTTGATCCTAACGAAGAGATACTGACGTTATACAGCTGGAACTATTTTGTATGGCGAAATGATAGATTGACATGGAAGCCTGAGGattacaacaatataatgtCGACGCAAGTCTCAAGTTTTGACATTTGGAGTCCGGGGCTGAAGCTGATCAACAAGGCGGATGCGGATGATTTTGACTTCGTCTACTCGAAATGCAGATTGAATAGCACAGGCCACGTTAGGTGCGTTGTACGGACAGAATACAAAGTTATCTGCACTTCTGACTTAACCAATTGGCCTTATGACACGAAGAGTTGCACGCTCCAGTTTGAACAGTGGAGACCACAGGAAACCAAAGTGTTCTTCAGTTTGAGTCATATTGACTTTGCCATGCAGGCGTATCAAAATGCTGGATGGAAGATCGTTCGTGCAAACTTCTTCAAGAATTTAACCACTGGAATACAGTCTGTcgttaaatttcattttaaaagacTCGCAGAGGGCCTAGAAGCTATTGTAGTGGTTCCAGCTTTTGTGATAAGTGTGCTGACAGTGACGGCTCTCCTGTTGGACTATAGAAACATCAATCGATTAGGAATACTGTGCATGACTTTGATCGGTCATTTCATGTTCTCTAACGAAGTATCAGATAACCTCCCTAAACATAGTGCAACTACTCCTGTCATATTGTCGTTCATTAGCTGTTCTACTGTTGTAACTGTCATTTGCTTTGTATTATCGGTTTGCTTTAGATATTTCGGATCGAAGAAAACTCAACCCCCGACGTGGATTACTTCTGGTAATGATTTTGTCTTGGGCGGGTATGGCAAATATGGAGTATTTACAAAATGGGAGGTGACTGAACAAGATCCGGAAATTAAACCGAATGTAGAATGGGTTAACTTTATTAGTATTGCTAATAGCGTCTATCTGCTTGTAGTGGTAGTTACTTATATATACCTGCTGTCGGCTTATATGCCAAAGAAGCCACATTTCACATTCGTTTTCGATACTTAA